In the Scyliorhinus torazame isolate Kashiwa2021f chromosome 22, sScyTor2.1, whole genome shotgun sequence genome, one interval contains:
- the slc35a2 gene encoding UDP-galactose translocator isoform X4, which translates to MVELVKLGTCLILILGQKRGNVKELAVCLYNGLVVQYVDMLKMAVPSLIYTLQNNLQYVAISNLPAATFQVMYQFKILTTALFSVLMLQKSLSRLQWASLLILFTGIAIVQVTQEEGRAGKDRAPGQNYLVGLMAVLVSCVSSGFAGVYFEKTLKGTSASVWLRNVQLGIFGTLLGLLAMWWKDGQDIGEKGFFFAYTPMVWCVVFDQAIGGLLVAVVVKYADNILKGFAASLSIIISTVASVYLFGFNVDVYFVLGAGLVIGAVYLYSLPKVLPSASLAQEPESYNTKTVPKKKGS; encoded by the exons ggaatgtgaaggagctcGCCGTCTGCCTGTACAACGGCCTGGTCGTGCAGTACGTGGACATGCTCAAGATGGCGGTCCCGTCGCTGATCTACACTCTGCAGAACAACTTGCAGTACGTTGCCATTTCCAACCTCCCAGCTGCAACATTCCAG GTGATGTACCAGTTCAAGATCCTGACCACGGCGCTCTTCTCCGTGCTGATGCTGCAGAAGAGCCTGTCGCGGCTGCAGTGGGCCTCCTTGCTGATCCTCTTCACAGGCATCGCCATCGTGCAGGTGACACAGGAGGAGGGGCGGGCCGGCAAGGACCGGGCGCCGGGCCAGAACTACCTGGTGGGGCTGATGGCGGTGCTGGTGTCGTGCGTGTCGTCCGGCTTCGCCGGCGTCTACTTCGAGAAGACACTGAAGGGCACCTCCGCCTCGGTCTGGCTGCGCAACGTGCAGCTGGGCATCTTCGGCACGCTGCTGGGCCTCCTCGCCATGTGGTGGAAGGACGGCCAGGACATCGGCGAGAAGGGCTTCTTCTTCGCCTACACGCCCATGGTCTGGTGTGTCGTCTTCGACCAGGCCATCGGCGGACTCCTGGTGGCGGTAGTGGTGAAGTACGCCGACAACATCCTCAAGGGCTTCGCCGCCTCGCTGTCCATCATCATCTCCACCGTGGCGTCCGTCTACCTCTTCGGCTTCAACGTTGATGTGTACTTTGTGCTCGGTGCGGGCCTGGTGATTGGGGCCGTGTACCTGTACAGCCTGCCCAAGGTCCTCCCCAGTGCCTCCCTCGCCCAGGAGCCCGAATCCTACAACACAAA AACCGTCCCGAAGAAGAAGGGGTCATAA